A window of Phaseolus vulgaris cultivar G19833 chromosome 4, P. vulgaris v2.0, whole genome shotgun sequence genomic DNA:
ttaagaatttcTTTTGGGCAGGGATGTCAACAACATAAAGGAGTGAGAGCATGAACGCCTTTTTTGATGGCTATATCAATTCGATGACCACACTTCAACAATTTGTACATCAATATAACAATGCACTACAAAAGAAAAGCACAATTAGAATGTGAAGCAGACTTTGCTTCGATGAACACCGTTATTCCTTGCACGTCCCAGTCTAGCATCGAAAGACAATTCCAAATGGAGTACACACATGCCAAATTCAAAGAAGTACAAGTAGAATTTAGATTGAAAATGAATTGTGTTGCTCATAATGTGCTTGCTGAGGGACAAAGTTGTCGGTTCGATGTTGTTGAAGAGTCCTTTTGTAATGAAAGAActaagcacatgaagtttgaaGTGTCTTTTAACCGGGATAACTTTGATATTTCCTGCACATGCTTGTTATTTGAGTTTAGGGGAATTTTGTGTCGACACTGCTTGGTTGTTCTTGCACAGGAAAAAGTCCCACAAGTACCAATGAAATATGTGTTGAGCAGATGGAGTAAAAATCTTCGTCGAAAACACACCTACATAAGAGCTTCATCAGGGATGAAAGACAATGATCCACAAATTCATAGATATGACGGGTTGTGCAAGAAATTTTATGATATAGCTGAACTTGCAAGTGCCTCAACAAGTGGAACAGAACAATTACATAAGCGTCTTGATGATTTTCTGGCCAAACACATGGATAATCAACAAACTTGTACAATTGTGACCCAACCAGTGTTGTCTGGCATTCCTCCATCACCGATGTCACCTAATCATATCACTTTGAACATGAACAACCAAGTTCGTAGCCCTATTGCTGTTAAAAGAAAGGGACGT
This region includes:
- the LOC137838671 gene encoding protein FAR1-RELATED SEQUENCE 2-like, whose translation is MHYKRKAQLECEADFASMNTVIPCTSQSSIERQFQMEYTHAKFKEVQVEFRLKMNCVAHNVLAEGQSCRFDVVEESFCNERTKHMKFEVSFNRDNFDISCTCLLFEFRGILCRHCLVVLAQEKVPQVPMKYVLSRWSKNLRRKHTYIRASSGMKDNDPQIHRYDGLCKKFYDIAELASASTSGTEQLHKRLDDFLAKHMDNQQTCTIVTQPVLSGIPPSPMSPNHITLNMNNQVRSPIAVKRKGRPRSTRKKSWTERGPRVKTSSSTHQVAIMRNSERHEQRNFVDVPSRVCVESQVNMKTCIGITHASEGPSVPIGASIGFLSLLTSLDNSVNNSQHSRAAELKRP